In a genomic window of Pedobacter sp. KBS0701:
- a CDS encoding Crp/Fnr family transcriptional regulator, producing MNKNKLRLPRVAFQNLLAFLNGFKRIDEVTFRNDLDSEMEFSEYHKPTEIQHLHKVANKAFFVVRGMAYAYYLDADGNQVPFRLFPKGEIALLPNSFFNKRRAKTGLVACGGTQLLSIDSISLRKVFAKHPGAMLLAANILASIMDKDRIRNMLLDMKGIEKVSEFFLQFPFLGEENEIQFLDKQIAAYLHMSPVSFSRLKAEIYLEPVEC from the coding sequence ATGAACAAAAACAAGCTCAGGCTGCCAAGGGTGGCCTTCCAGAATCTGCTCGCTTTTCTGAATGGTTTCAAGAGGATCGATGAGGTCACATTCCGCAACGATCTGGATTCGGAGATGGAGTTTTCCGAATACCATAAGCCTACAGAGATACAGCATTTACATAAGGTGGCTAACAAAGCGTTCTTCGTCGTGCGCGGAATGGCCTATGCATATTACCTCGATGCAGATGGCAATCAGGTGCCGTTCAGGCTGTTTCCAAAGGGCGAGATCGCACTGCTTCCCAATAGCTTTTTCAATAAGCGAAGGGCAAAGACCGGGCTTGTCGCCTGCGGCGGTACACAGTTGCTGTCCATCGATAGCATTTCGCTAAGGAAGGTATTTGCGAAACATCCCGGAGCCATGCTGCTTGCTGCCAACATCCTGGCCAGCATCATGGATAAGGATAGGATCCGAAATATGCTGCTGGATATGAAGGGGATCGAAAAGGTCAGCGAGTTCTTTCTGCAGTTTCCCTTTCTTGGAGAAGAGAACGAGATCCAGTTTCTCGATAAGCAGATAGCCGCCTATCTGCACATGAGCCCGGTGAGTTTCTCCAGGCTCAAGGCGGAGATCTACCTGGAGCCGGTGGAATGCTGA
- a CDS encoding aldose epimerase family protein, with product MKTLTLNAMKKTFAALVIGAMVALNAGCSGSKDYKTVTINGAGGTVAKFCENGARLMELKVPDRNGKLVDVVVGFQDPADYDLSTEPYYGATIGRYGNRIAKGKFTLDGKSYQLTINNGVNTLHGGKTGFQYQNWRLEKESDSVLVCKLSAPNGENGFPGKLSVKVTYTLTRNNELAIEYRAQTDKPTVVNLTNHAFFNLNGSGSILDHVLMVNANAFLPVDSTLIPTGEIRDVEETVFDFRGATTIGSRIGNEDQQLKFGKGYDHNYVLNKSRIIPSAMVKGDKSGIVMKVFTDQPGLQFYSGNFMKGENKLRSGADAFRTAFCLETQHFPDSPNQASFPSTVLRPGDVYHSRTVYAFSSDK from the coding sequence ATGAAAACATTAACACTCAATGCAATGAAAAAAACATTTGCCGCGCTGGTAATCGGTGCAATGGTCGCCCTGAATGCCGGGTGCAGCGGTAGCAAAGATTATAAAACCGTTACCATCAATGGCGCCGGCGGAACAGTTGCCAAATTCTGCGAAAATGGCGCGAGGCTGATGGAATTGAAAGTACCCGATAGAAATGGAAAGCTCGTTGATGTCGTGGTGGGGTTCCAGGATCCTGCAGATTATGACTTGTCAACGGAGCCTTATTATGGTGCCACAATCGGTAGGTACGGCAACCGCATTGCAAAGGGAAAATTTACCCTTGATGGTAAGTCCTATCAGCTGACCATCAACAATGGCGTTAATACCTTGCATGGCGGTAAAACCGGATTTCAGTACCAAAATTGGAGATTGGAAAAGGAAAGCGATTCGGTGCTGGTCTGCAAGCTCAGTGCCCCAAATGGAGAGAACGGTTTTCCGGGCAAGCTGTCGGTCAAGGTTACCTATACCCTCACCCGAAATAACGAGCTTGCCATCGAGTACCGGGCGCAAACGGATAAGCCTACGGTAGTGAACCTCACCAATCATGCGTTTTTCAATCTGAACGGTTCGGGCAGTATTCTGGACCATGTGCTGATGGTGAATGCAAATGCGTTCCTGCCTGTGGATAGCACGCTGATTCCTACCGGAGAGATCCGCGACGTCGAGGAAACGGTGTTCGATTTCAGGGGAGCCACTACCATTGGGAGCAGGATTGGGAACGAGGACCAGCAGCTTAAGTTTGGTAAGGGTTATGACCATAACTATGTGCTGAATAAAAGCAGGATCATTCCTAGCGCCATGGTAAAGGGCGATAAATCAGGCATTGTGATGAAGGTCTTTACCGATCAGCCTGGACTGCAGTTCTATTCGGGGAACTTTATGAAGGGGGAAAATAAGCTTCGTAGCGGAGCGGACGCGTTCCGTACGGCATTCTGCCTGGAGACCCAGCATTTCCCGGACAGCCCAAACCAGGCCAGCTTTCCGAGTACGGTGCTGAGGCCGGGCGATGTTTACCACAGCAGGACCGTGTATGCATTTTCCAGCGATAAGTAA
- a CDS encoding alpha/beta hydrolase, which yields MKFSNNISEQTAVIFEPVKLNLDYRFELPEFTKEIFIPVDRDVNLNAFLHEKPGNRFLMIYFQGNAKNLQNFLDNHSMVFDWGYNILVSDYRSFGKSGGNLDGQEQLYNDAEKIYEYAISLGYSPDQIILYGYSMGGAMAAYLAANRPAVAVVMESTYSSVDEMEFSAGRCPAYELNNAAMAKRISMPALVIHGREDLIILKAHAERIWENLGSPIKEKFILAGGGHGDLRLRPEYKGLINNFINRLLK from the coding sequence ATGAAATTTTCAAACAACATATCAGAGCAGACGGCGGTAATATTTGAGCCAGTGAAATTAAATCTGGACTACAGGTTTGAGCTGCCAGAGTTTACCAAGGAAATATTTATTCCGGTTGACAGGGATGTCAATTTAAATGCATTCCTGCATGAAAAGCCAGGAAATCGGTTTTTGATGATCTATTTCCAAGGGAACGCCAAAAACCTGCAAAATTTTTTAGATAACCACTCGATGGTCTTCGACTGGGGGTATAATATTTTGGTTTCCGATTATCGGTCCTTTGGAAAATCAGGTGGGAATTTAGATGGCCAAGAACAGTTGTATAACGATGCCGAAAAAATCTACGAATATGCAATTAGTCTTGGTTATAGTCCAGATCAAATAATTCTTTACGGTTATTCCATGGGTGGTGCAATGGCTGCTTATTTAGCCGCGAACAGGCCCGCTGTAGCCGTGGTAATGGAAAGTACTTATTCATCTGTTGACGAAATGGAATTTTCAGCAGGTCGTTGTCCAGCATATGAACTTAATAATGCTGCGATGGCAAAGCGAATTTCCATGCCCGCGTTGGTTATCCATGGTCGGGAAGATCTTATTATCCTAAAAGCTCATGCGGAAAGGATATGGGAAAACTTAGGGTCACCCATCAAAGAGAAGTTTATCCTCGCGGGAGGTGGACATGGAGATCTGCGGCTCAGACCAGAGTATAAAGGGCTAATAAATAATTTCATCAACCGATTATTGAAATGA
- a CDS encoding metallophosphoesterase: protein MKKIIAIGIFTAFFFSGYAQGITDGPYVTYHGDSILVRAVAGGRPVLKAMFRGDKTAKEIQVGFDGHPDWNFTVPLMGELKPEPSEYQQPNNMFVVSDIEGEFEGFRKLLIANKIINEKYEWTYGKGHLVICGDLFDRGLSVPESIWLIYKLEGLAKTAGGYVHTILGNHDIMNLSGDLRYVQPKYMESAKIMGVDYMSLYGADAEIGRWLRTKNTIEKIGDNLCMHAGVSPVINSLGLSIADINKLCRPYYDKVKVLKGVGDPRIDPFFKGESSLFWYRGYFFDPKATEDEVSQTLKVFGVRRIIVGHTIVPGNIGFYYGGKVLGIDVNRHGGDHQAALLEAGKWSKVNEKAEKTAL, encoded by the coding sequence ATGAAAAAAATAATAGCAATAGGCATCTTTACCGCTTTCTTTTTTAGCGGTTATGCGCAAGGAATCACAGATGGGCCTTATGTCACCTACCATGGGGACAGCATTTTGGTACGAGCGGTAGCGGGCGGAAGGCCGGTTCTAAAAGCAATGTTTCGTGGCGACAAAACAGCAAAGGAAATACAGGTAGGTTTTGATGGACATCCAGATTGGAATTTCACAGTTCCCCTAATGGGGGAGCTTAAGCCAGAGCCTTCCGAATACCAGCAGCCAAACAATATGTTCGTGGTTTCGGATATCGAGGGAGAGTTCGAGGGGTTCCGCAAACTGCTCATCGCAAACAAAATCATCAACGAGAAATACGAGTGGACCTACGGCAAGGGACATCTGGTGATCTGCGGCGATCTGTTCGATCGCGGCCTTTCAGTTCCCGAGAGCATCTGGCTGATCTATAAGCTTGAAGGCCTGGCAAAGACGGCAGGTGGCTATGTGCATACCATATTAGGCAATCATGATATCATGAATCTGTCCGGAGACCTGCGGTATGTGCAGCCAAAATATATGGAGTCCGCAAAGATCATGGGTGTTGATTACATGTCGCTGTATGGAGCAGATGCCGAGATCGGCAGATGGCTGCGGACCAAGAACACAATAGAAAAAATCGGAGATAACCTCTGCATGCATGCCGGGGTATCCCCTGTCATCAATTCACTTGGGCTTTCCATAGCCGATATCAACAAACTGTGCAGGCCATATTACGATAAGGTCAAGGTACTTAAAGGTGTTGGCGATCCCAGGATAGATCCTTTTTTTAAGGGGGAAAGCTCGCTGTTCTGGTACCGCGGTTATTTTTTTGATCCAAAGGCCACAGAAGATGAGGTTTCTCAGACGCTCAAAGTTTTTGGCGTAAGGCGCATCATCGTAGGACATACGATAGTTCCCGGCAACATTGGGTTCTATTATGGCGGAAAGGTATTGGGAATAGATGTCAATAGACATGGCGGCGACCATCAGGCCGCGTTGTTGGAGGCTGGCAAATGGTCCAAGGTAAATGAAAAGGCAGAAAAGACAGCCCTATAA
- a CDS encoding 1,4-beta-xylanase has protein sequence MRKNVTTLLGIMLLAQSLWAQTWPIGKAKKWYSQQGWSVGANFTPAYAINQLEFWQAGTFDPKQIDKELGWAENIGMNCMRVYLHHVAWQQDKEGFKGRVKKYLDIAAKHSIKTVIVLFDDCWDPIYNSGKQPEPKPGIHNSGWVKDPGQRWYDGVPGIEQLLKEYTLDILTTFKNDKRILMWDLYNEPGWSGKMEKAYELADKVFGWAWQVRPSQPLTICVWNDEKPFEKLNQLALSRSDVISYHNYEKPDVHFKQIMELKKAGRPLVCTEYMARKRGSTFATILPMLKEQKVIAINWGLVDGKTQTKYAWDEKEWGGKEPPLWFHDIFRKDGTPYDPGEVELIRSLTKKDR, from the coding sequence ATGAGAAAAAATGTAACAACACTACTTGGAATAATGCTGCTGGCCCAGTCGCTATGGGCCCAGACATGGCCTATAGGAAAGGCAAAAAAATGGTATAGCCAACAGGGGTGGTCAGTTGGTGCGAACTTCACCCCTGCTTATGCCATCAACCAATTGGAATTTTGGCAGGCCGGGACCTTTGATCCAAAGCAGATCGATAAAGAATTAGGATGGGCAGAGAACATCGGCATGAATTGCATGAGGGTCTACCTTCACCATGTGGCCTGGCAACAGGATAAGGAGGGTTTCAAAGGCAGAGTTAAGAAATACCTGGACATCGCCGCGAAGCACAGTATAAAAACAGTCATCGTATTGTTCGATGATTGCTGGGATCCAATCTACAATTCCGGCAAACAACCAGAGCCGAAACCCGGCATACACAACAGCGGCTGGGTTAAGGATCCGGGACAGCGTTGGTACGACGGGGTTCCCGGTATCGAGCAGCTGCTTAAAGAATACACGCTTGATATCCTTACCACGTTTAAAAATGATAAGCGCATTCTGATGTGGGATCTGTACAATGAGCCTGGATGGAGCGGAAAAATGGAAAAGGCGTATGAACTGGCGGATAAGGTATTTGGCTGGGCATGGCAGGTACGTCCATCCCAGCCGCTCACCATCTGCGTCTGGAACGATGAAAAGCCTTTCGAAAAGCTCAATCAATTGGCACTTTCCAGATCAGATGTGATCAGTTACCATAATTACGAGAAACCCGACGTCCACTTTAAACAGATCATGGAACTTAAGAAAGCGGGCAGGCCACTGGTCTGCACAGAATACATGGCAAGAAAACGCGGAAGCACATTTGCTACCATACTGCCGATGCTTAAAGAGCAGAAGGTGATCGCCATCAACTGGGGATTGGTCGATGGAAAGACCCAGACCAAATACGCCTGGGACGAAAAAGAATGGGGCGGGAAAGAGCCTCCCCTTTGGTTCCATGATATATTCAGAAAAGACGGGACGCCCTACGATCCGGGAGAGGTGGAGCTGATCAGGTCACTTACTAAAAAAGACAGATGA
- a CDS encoding alpha-L-rhamnosidase: MALVINAKNTIAQPAHEFAGKWICATEDVGYAPSPLLRREFEVGAKLKSASLYVIGLGYQITHLNGRGINNNKLEQSFTKYDSRLAFNKYDVTAFLKAGTNCLGIELGNGWFNVQSRTIWNFDKIGWRRSPRLLLDLELEYADGKKEVISSDAQWKWASGGGQSNSLASGEIYDARKEQPGWNRPGFSDSEWKHALTTVSPGGILEEQRMPPVKAIRYMRPATFTRLKDQYYLYDMGQNFAGVVRLKIKGKVGDTVVLKYGERLNGDGNLDEKHNAGHMIGPETDPKFATDVYILSGKGSETYTPRFTYHGFRYVQVKVSGAIELSKSSLLGQFYSTDFTPVGSFKSSSRMLNMLNTAALQSYRSNYIGIPTDCPQREKMGWLADAHLLCELGLWTYDAASSYRKFLCDIRDVQLADGNLPGVAPTKGIGYSWIDPKDHDFGPAWGSALPLITWQVYLSTADKVILSENYVAVKRYVDFLVERAKRTGYLYTTGLDDFLSIEKTPKALTSTIFLFRNLQVLSRMSIALGKAEDGNNYRDLSIKVKEAFNKEFFDLSTGSYKIKTLTALGGTLVNNLCPESAKARVASDLAEGVRFRNYVPDFGVLGTKWVLSALSDNGYADEAFALLTNPKAGWGKWISEGATTLYEGWEPKDESLNHVFFGDFGAWCYRSLAGIKINEDYPGFESFKIVPVFPNALVWASAFHESPYGEIGVKWKRVKKGIELYVTIPAAVKAELGLAGYERQLAPGRHKILIK, encoded by the coding sequence ATGGCTTTGGTTATAAATGCTAAAAATACAATCGCACAGCCTGCGCATGAATTTGCTGGCAAATGGATATGCGCAACCGAGGATGTCGGCTATGCCCCTTCTCCCCTGCTTAGAAGAGAATTTGAAGTTGGCGCAAAACTTAAAAGCGCTAGCCTCTATGTAATCGGCCTAGGCTACCAGATTACTCATCTAAACGGCCGGGGCATAAACAATAATAAGCTGGAACAAAGTTTCACCAAATACGATTCGCGCCTGGCTTTCAACAAGTATGACGTGACCGCCTTTTTAAAGGCGGGTACTAATTGCCTTGGCATAGAGCTCGGCAATGGATGGTTTAATGTACAGAGCAGAACGATTTGGAATTTTGATAAGATCGGCTGGCGTAGATCGCCAAGGCTGCTCCTGGATCTGGAATTGGAATACGCCGACGGCAAAAAAGAAGTTATCTCATCGGATGCCCAGTGGAAATGGGCGAGTGGTGGCGGACAGTCCAATAGCCTTGCTTCAGGAGAAATCTATGATGCAAGAAAAGAACAGCCGGGTTGGAATAGACCTGGTTTTTCCGATAGCGAATGGAAACACGCGCTGACTACAGTTTCTCCTGGTGGCATACTCGAGGAACAGCGGATGCCTCCAGTTAAGGCGATCCGGTACATGAGGCCCGCAACATTTACCAGGTTAAAAGACCAGTATTATCTATATGACATGGGGCAGAATTTTGCGGGGGTTGTAAGGCTAAAGATCAAGGGCAAGGTTGGCGATACGGTAGTGCTCAAATATGGCGAAAGGCTTAATGGCGATGGAAACCTGGACGAAAAGCATAATGCCGGGCACATGATCGGCCCCGAGACGGATCCCAAATTCGCTACGGATGTTTATATCCTAAGTGGAAAGGGAAGTGAAACATATACGCCCCGGTTTACCTACCATGGTTTTCGGTATGTCCAGGTAAAGGTGTCAGGAGCCATTGAGCTTTCAAAATCATCGCTACTCGGACAGTTCTATAGTACAGACTTTACTCCTGTGGGCAGTTTTAAGAGTTCTTCCAGAATGCTGAACATGCTCAATACTGCAGCGCTGCAAAGCTACCGTTCAAATTATATTGGAATTCCTACAGACTGCCCACAAAGGGAAAAAATGGGATGGCTGGCCGATGCCCATCTGCTCTGCGAGCTGGGGCTATGGACCTATGATGCGGCTTCTAGCTATAGAAAATTTCTTTGCGATATCCGTGACGTTCAATTGGCAGATGGGAATCTCCCCGGAGTGGCGCCTACTAAGGGAATCGGCTATTCTTGGATCGATCCCAAAGACCACGACTTCGGGCCAGCCTGGGGATCGGCCCTCCCGCTGATCACCTGGCAGGTCTACCTATCTACAGCGGATAAGGTGATCCTGAGTGAAAATTACGTTGCGGTAAAACGGTACGTAGATTTTCTGGTGGAGCGGGCAAAGCGTACTGGGTATCTTTATACAACGGGGCTAGACGATTTTCTTTCCATAGAAAAAACACCAAAGGCCCTGACCTCTACCATATTTCTCTTTAGAAATCTGCAGGTGCTGTCCAGGATGTCAATCGCCCTTGGCAAAGCCGAGGATGGGAACAATTACAGAGACCTATCGATAAAAGTAAAAGAGGCATTCAATAAGGAGTTTTTCGACCTTTCAACAGGCAGCTACAAAATAAAGACCTTGACCGCCCTCGGTGGCACTTTGGTCAATAACCTTTGTCCTGAAAGTGCAAAAGCCAGGGTTGCAAGTGATCTTGCAGAAGGTGTTCGCTTCAGAAATTATGTTCCCGATTTCGGGGTGCTGGGTACAAAATGGGTATTGTCCGCGCTCAGTGACAATGGCTATGCGGACGAGGCGTTTGCGCTGCTTACCAACCCAAAAGCCGGTTGGGGCAAATGGATCAGCGAAGGGGCAACTACTTTGTACGAAGGCTGGGAGCCAAAAGATGAATCGCTAAACCACGTGTTCTTCGGCGACTTTGGCGCATGGTGCTACCGCAGTTTGGCGGGCATTAAAATTAACGAAGACTATCCCGGATTTGAAAGCTTTAAGATCGTTCCGGTTTTTCCAAACGCGCTAGTTTGGGCCAGCGCGTTCCATGAAAGCCCTTATGGCGAAATCGGAGTAAAATGGAAAAGGGTCAAAAAGGGAATAGAATTGTATGTGACCATACCAGCTGCTGTAAAGGCTGAGCTGGGACTTGCGGGATACGAAAGACAACTAGCTCCCGGGAGACATAAAATATTAATCAAATGA
- a CDS encoding alpha-N-arabinofuranosidase: protein MRHSLLLLFTLISVVVFGQEAEVALQAKAEAPTISKHIYGQFAEHLGRSIYDGFYRNVKIREDIVLALKKIQVPNLRWPGGCFADEYHWRDGIGAKAKRPVRINTTWGMVEENNSFGTHEFLELCEKIGCEPYFAGNVGTGTPLEMANWIEYLNSDSKSTLANERRKNGHPEPFGVSFWGVGNESWGCGGDMTPEHYVDLYKQYASFCETYPGSPKLKKIVSGANSEDYNWTEVCMKNIHWSQMWGLSLHYYTLIKGHWPPSGSATSFGEDEYFSGLKNALKMEEVVSKHSAIMDKYDPQKKVALLVDEWGIWTAQEPGQPKDWLFQQNSLRDALIAASTLNIFNNHADRVRVANLAQTVNVIHSVILTKGEQMELTPSYYVFDLMKVHQDAKLIPLTINAPDYYYNGESIKAVNASASIKDGATNITLVNLDPVKEITIYIDLNGSSISGQLLTAPKINSFNDFGKMPEVKLAAFNAAKFENGKLKAVLPPKSVVQLAVK, encoded by the coding sequence ATGAGACATTCTCTATTACTGTTATTCACACTAATTTCTGTCGTGGTTTTTGGGCAAGAGGCCGAAGTAGCTTTACAGGCAAAAGCTGAGGCGCCGACCATCAGTAAACATATTTATGGCCAATTTGCCGAACACCTGGGTAGAAGTATCTATGATGGATTTTATCGCAATGTGAAGATCCGCGAGGATATCGTTTTAGCACTGAAGAAAATACAGGTTCCAAACCTGCGTTGGCCCGGCGGATGTTTCGCCGATGAATACCATTGGAGAGATGGAATTGGGGCAAAGGCAAAGCGCCCAGTTCGGATCAATACTACCTGGGGCATGGTCGAAGAGAACAACTCCTTTGGAACCCATGAGTTTTTGGAACTGTGCGAGAAGATCGGATGTGAACCTTATTTCGCTGGGAACGTGGGTACAGGTACTCCACTCGAGATGGCAAATTGGATCGAATATCTTAATTCAGATTCAAAATCTACACTCGCTAACGAGCGTCGAAAAAACGGACACCCAGAACCTTTTGGCGTTTCCTTCTGGGGAGTGGGCAATGAAAGCTGGGGCTGTGGGGGTGACATGACCCCAGAACATTATGTGGATCTATACAAACAATATGCGAGCTTCTGCGAAACATATCCTGGGTCACCTAAGCTTAAAAAAATAGTTTCTGGAGCAAATTCCGAAGACTACAATTGGACCGAAGTCTGCATGAAAAACATCCATTGGAGCCAGATGTGGGGACTTTCTTTACATTACTACACGCTCATCAAAGGCCATTGGCCACCTTCGGGTTCAGCAACCAGTTTCGGTGAGGATGAATATTTTAGTGGATTAAAAAATGCCCTAAAAATGGAGGAAGTGGTAAGCAAGCATAGCGCTATCATGGATAAATACGACCCCCAGAAAAAAGTGGCACTGCTGGTCGATGAGTGGGGCATTTGGACTGCTCAGGAACCTGGGCAGCCGAAAGATTGGCTCTTCCAGCAGAATTCACTGCGGGATGCGCTGATAGCGGCTTCTACGCTGAACATTTTTAATAATCATGCGGATCGCGTTCGTGTTGCCAATTTAGCCCAAACGGTAAATGTCATCCATTCGGTGATACTTACAAAGGGAGAACAAATGGAGCTTACGCCTAGTTACTATGTATTTGATCTGATGAAAGTTCACCAGGATGCCAAGCTCATTCCGCTAACGATCAACGCTCCTGACTACTACTATAACGGCGAGTCCATCAAAGCGGTCAATGCATCGGCCTCCATTAAGGATGGCGCAACAAATATCACACTGGTCAACCTGGATCCGGTAAAGGAAATTACCATCTATATTGATTTGAATGGCTCAAGTATTTCCGGTCAGCTCCTGACCGCACCAAAGATCAATTCGTTCAATGATTTTGGAAAGATGCCCGAGGTCAAGCTGGCCGCATTTAACGCGGCGAAGTTTGAAAACGGAAAGCTGAAAGCGGTTCTTCCGCCTAAAAGTGTTGTTCAACTAGCAGTGAAGTGA
- a CDS encoding alpha/beta hydrolase, with protein MKTAYIIFVSYCLFHLSAGARQIIPLYPEGKIPFAFEKTEIPKLTIFKPSKDRAKGAAIIVCSGGSYGGRANSVEGIPACIKINEAGITAFLLDYRVPSSTLMDRKEIVPLTDAQRAIQCVRENAKNFKIDPNKIGIMGFSAGGHLVSTVGTRFATTTLDNSKNTSLRPNFMVLIYPVISFADSLTHQGSRMNLLGPSFTKEQINYFSNELHVTKLTPPTFLTSGIDDKVVDVKNTLYFAAALKQHNVPVELFLYEKGAHGYGVHNRQAKVQWIDDCINWILEEKYNPKK; from the coding sequence ATGAAAACTGCATACATAATATTTGTCTCCTATTGTCTGTTTCACCTGAGTGCTGGAGCGCGACAAATCATTCCTCTTTACCCCGAGGGGAAAATCCCTTTTGCCTTTGAAAAAACAGAAATTCCGAAATTAACCATATTTAAACCTTCGAAAGACAGGGCCAAAGGAGCAGCGATAATAGTATGTTCCGGTGGATCATACGGCGGCAGGGCAAATAGTGTAGAGGGGATTCCAGCTTGCATTAAAATAAATGAAGCAGGAATAACAGCATTTTTGTTAGACTACCGTGTCCCATCTTCAACGCTTATGGATAGGAAGGAAATTGTTCCTCTGACTGATGCGCAGCGTGCCATCCAATGTGTTAGAGAAAATGCTAAGAACTTTAAGATCGATCCTAATAAAATCGGAATTATGGGATTTTCAGCAGGTGGTCATTTGGTGTCAACGGTCGGCACCCGTTTTGCAACGACGACATTGGATAACTCAAAGAACACATCGCTCAGGCCCAATTTCATGGTACTCATATATCCGGTGATCAGTTTTGCAGATTCGCTTACACATCAAGGCTCTAGGATGAACCTGCTCGGGCCATCATTTACAAAAGAACAGATTAACTATTTTTCTAATGAATTACATGTTACAAAGCTGACGCCGCCAACTTTCTTAACGTCTGGTATAGATGACAAGGTTGTTGATGTAAAGAATACACTGTATTTCGCAGCCGCTTTGAAACAGCACAATGTGCCTGTTGAGCTATTTCTTTATGAAAAAGGCGCACATGGATATGGTGTCCACAATCGTCAGGCAAAAGTGCAGTGGATTGACGACTGTATCAATTGGATCCTTGAAGAAAAATATAACCCAAAGAAATGA
- a CDS encoding MauE/DoxX family redox-associated membrane protein, with amino-acid sequence MRRQFTFSVRVFFINIVSILTVFLLMYAAMNKLIEHDKFRTQIGQSPLLTDFKGFIVWVVPLIELGIVFLFFSEERRLLALYLSWGLMVIFSAYIFCITRFTENIPCSCGGILDKISWELHLKFNLCFVIIIMIAIFLDRPKA; translated from the coding sequence ATGCGTAGGCAATTTACATTTTCAGTGCGAGTTTTTTTTATCAATATAGTAAGTATTTTGACCGTTTTCCTATTGATGTATGCAGCAATGAATAAGTTAATTGAACATGATAAATTCAGGACACAAATAGGGCAGTCTCCATTACTTACTGATTTTAAAGGCTTTATAGTATGGGTAGTTCCATTGATAGAGTTAGGTATTGTATTTCTATTCTTTTCTGAAGAGAGACGCTTACTGGCGCTTTACCTTTCCTGGGGATTGATGGTAATCTTTTCGGCTTACATTTTTTGCATTACTCGTTTTACGGAAAATATACCTTGTTCATGCGGTGGGATATTAGATAAAATAAGTTGGGAGTTGCATCTCAAATTTAATCTATGTTTTGTAATCATCATCATGATTGCGATATTCCTTGACCGCCCAAAAGCTTAA
- a CDS encoding helix-turn-helix domain-containing protein, translating to MIKGIEHFSKNRIPSEMILALEFFDLLEKHFTEEHQSEFYAERMNMSLKRLNILLRTYYEKTVYEMIQARIHQEAEKLLIYTNMTVQQISCELGICTASFFCKCFREITGLTPQDFRKAVKAKALL from the coding sequence ATGATAAAGGGTATTGAACATTTTTCTAAAAATCGCATTCCAAGCGAGATGATTCTAGCTCTTGAATTTTTTGACTTGCTCGAAAAGCATTTTACGGAAGAACATCAGTCTGAGTTTTATGCAGAGAGAATGAACATGTCTTTGAAAAGGTTAAACATTCTTTTGCGAACCTACTATGAGAAAACCGTGTATGAGATGATACAAGCGAGAATACACCAGGAAGCAGAAAAACTGCTGATTTACACAAATATGACTGTACAACAAATCAGCTGTGAATTAGGAATTTGTACTGCTTCCTTTTTTTGCAAATGCTTCAGAGAAATTACTGGACTAACACCGCAAGATTTTCGAAAAGCTGTCAAAGCAAAAGCATTACTTTGA